The following proteins are co-located in the Pyxicephalus adspersus chromosome Z, UCB_Pads_2.0, whole genome shotgun sequence genome:
- the LOC140343885 gene encoding olfactory receptor 5G9-like: MYVNQTSVDYFIIKGISDDPNMQLPIFIVVLLIYLITVSGNLTILIACRDPRLHTPMYFFLGNLSVVDIFCTTVTLHKILTNFITGYKVVSFFACMAQMYLFGSLQCVELVTLTAMSYDRYVAICKPLHYHVIMNPRTCVLLAAFCWLFGFFEVLPPVGVVYSFSCYTTTEVNHFFCDIVPLMQISCNDTRFVETLFFIEGVGPMILTPFLLTFISYVFIIAAILKIPSSSGRHKAFYTCSSHLTVVILLYTTLFSQYLTPNVSSTLDAKKVFALFNTAGVPMLNPLIYSLKNKDVKAVLRRSKGKIKMDIHHSPWTRNHS, from the coding sequence atgtatgtaaatcaaaCATCTGTTGACTACTTCATCATTAAAGGTATATCGGATGACCCAAACATGCAGCTTCCCATCTTTATTGTGGTTCTTCTCATTTATCTCATTACTGTATCTGGTAACCTAACCATACTTATTGCTTGCCGCGACCCCCGGCTCCACACACCCATGTATTTCTTCCTTGGAAACCTCTCTGTAGTTGACATCTTTTGTACTACAGTGACTCTTCATAAGATCCTCACCAATTTCATCACCGGTTACAAAGTAGTTTCCTTCTTTGCCTGCATGGCACAGATGTATTTGTTTGGTTCTTTGCAGTGTGTTGAGCTAGTCACACTGACCGCCATGAGTTATGATCGATATGTGGCTATTTGTAAACCTTTGCATTATCATGTAATTATGAATCCAAGAACATGTGTTCTGTTGGCTGCTTTTTGCTGGTTGTTTGGATTTTTTGAAGTTCTGCCCCCAGTTGGGGTGGTATATAGCTTTTCTTGCTATACGACTACGGAAGTCAAccactttttttgtgatattgTCCCTTTGATGCAGATTTCGTGCAATGACACAAGATTTGTGGAAACCCTGTTTTTTATAGAAGGAGTGGGTCCCATGATTCTCACCCCATTCCTTCTCACatttatttcttatgtttttattattgctgcAATATTAAAGATCCCTTCAAGTTCTGGCCGACATAAGGCCTTCTACACATGTTCTTCCCACCTCACAGTTGTCATACTGCTGTATACTACACTGTTTAGTCAATATCTGACACCAAATGTAAGCAGCACCTTGGATGCCAAAaaggtttttgctttgtttaacaCAGCTGGGGTACCAATGCTTAATCCACTGATctacagcttaaaaaataaagatgtgaagGCCGTTCTCAGGAGGAGCAAAGGAAAGATCAAAATGGACATTCACCACTCTCCCTGGACTAGAAATCATTCCTAA
- the LOC140343887 gene encoding olfactory receptor 6C74-like has product MFINQTTMKYFIIQGISDVPEIQITMFFMVLLIYLITLAGNMTIFLLICLDHHLHTPMYFFLGNLSVVDMSCSTITLHKTLTSFITHDKTVSYLACMSQMYMFGSLTGHELLILTAMSYDRYVAVCNPLRYHMVMNTRTCIMLAFACWLMGFLQVVPPLGILFSFSCYSTNEVNHFFCDIVPLMKISCNDTSFLEMVFFLEGLFLLNLAPFVLTFIPYIFIIIAILKIRSNHGRRKAFYTCSSHLTVVILLYTTLVSQYLTPNLSSALDSKKLFALFNTAAVPMVNPIIYCLKNKDVKVALRRSLGKFKLIA; this is encoded by the coding sequence ATGTTTATAAACCAGacaacaatgaaatattttatcaTCCAAGGAATTTCAGATGTTCCAGAGATTCAGATCACTATGTTCTTTATGGTTCTGCTTATTTATCTCATCACTCTTGCTGGTAACATGACCATTTTTTTGCTTATTTGCCTGGACCATCATCTTCATACTCCTATGTATTTCTTCCTTGGCAACTTGTCAGTAGTAGACATGTCATGTTCCACCATCACACTGCATAAAACCCTCACAAGCTTTATTACACATGATAAAACTGTATCCTACCTCGCTTGCATGAGCCAAATGTACATGTTTGGTTCATTAACAGGTCATGAGCTCTTGATATTAACAGCCATGAGTTACGATCGGTATGTAGCAGTTTGTAATCCTTTGCGCTATCACATGGTTATGAATACTAGAACTTGTATTATGTTGGCTTTTGCTTGTTGGTTGATGGGGTTTTTACAAGTTGTTCCTCCACTTGGGATTCTATTTAGCTTTTCTTGTTATTCTACAAATGAAGTCAACCACTTTTTTTGTGACATTGTCCCCTTGATGAAGATTTCCTGCAACGATACTTCATTTTtggaaatggtattttttttagaagggttGTTCCTCTTGAATTTGGCTCCATTTGTTCTTACTTTCATcccttacatttttataattattgcaATCCTGAAGATCCGGTCTAATCATGGCAGACGAAAGGCCTTCTACACATGTTCATCTCACCTCACAGTTGTTATATTGCTCTACACAACTCTTGTAAGTCAGTATCTGACACCAAACCTAAGTAGTGCTTTGGATTCCAAaaagctttttgctttgtttaatacAGCTGCAGTCCCAATGGTTAATCCAATCATTTACTGCTTGAAAAACAAGGATGTAAAAGTAGCTCTACGGCGAAGTTTAGGGAAATTTAAATTGATAGCTTGA
- the LOC140343883 gene encoding olfactory receptor 6C3-like, protein MYVNQTMIDYFIIKGISDDPDLQLPIFLVVLFIYLITLSGNIIILVACRDPRLHTPMYFFLGNLSIVDISCTTVSQHKILTNFITGNKVVSFFACMAQMFMFGSLQILELVILTAMSYDRYLAICKPLHYHTIMNPKTCVLLAAFCWCFAFLEVLPPVGVVYSFSCYTTNEINHFFCDIVPLTQISCNDTRLVETLFFIEALCPMMFTPFLLTFASYVFIIASIMKIRSSSGRLKAFYTCSSHLTVVVLLYTTLFSQYLTPNVGKNSGAKKVFALFNTAAVPMLNPLIYSLKNKDVKAALMRCKGKSKTHL, encoded by the coding sequence ATGTATGTGAACCAAACAATGATTGACTATTTCATCATCAAAGGAATATCAGATGACCCAGATCTTCAGCTTCCCATCTTCCTTGTGGTTCTTTTCATTTATCTCATCACCTTGTCTGGTAACATTATTATTCTTGTTGCTTGTCGGGACCCCCGGCTCCATACCCCCATGTATTTCTTCCTGGGCAATTTGTCCATAGTGGACATTTCTTGTACTACAGTATCCCAGCATAAGATCCTCACCAATTTCATCACCGGTAACAAAGTGGTCTCTTTTTTTGCCTGCATGGCACAGATGTTTATGTTTGGCTCATTACAGATTCTTGAGTTGGTCATTCTGACAGCCATGAGTTATGAccgatatttggccatctgtaaaccTTTGCATTATCACACTATTATGAATCCTAAAACGTGTGTTCTGTTGGCTGCTTTCTGCTGGTGCTTTGCCTTTTTGGAAGTCTTACCCCCAGTGGGGGTAGTATACAGCTTTTCTTGCTATACAACTAATGAAATCAACCACTTCTTTTGTGATATTGTCCCTTTGACCCAGATTTCTTGCAATGACACAAGACTCGTGGAAACTCTTTTCTTCATAGAAGCCTTGTGTCCTATGATGTTCACCCCGTTTCTTCTTACATTTGCTTCCTATGTTTTTATAATAGCTTCTATTATGAAGATCCGCTCCAGTTCTGGACGACTTAAAGCCTTCTACACGTGTTCCTCCCACCTTACAGTTGTTGTACTGCTGTACACTACATTATTCAGCCAATATCTGACTCCAAACGTTGGTAAGAATTCAGGGGCCAAAAAAGTTTTTGCCCTGTTTAACACGGCTGCTGTTCCAATGCTTAATCCTCTGATCTATAGCTTGAAAAATAAAGATGTCAAGGCCGCTCTCATGAGATGCAAGGGGAAGAGCAAAACAcacctttaa